In Halobacillus amylolyticus, the following proteins share a genomic window:
- a CDS encoding YitT family protein, with amino-acid sequence MFSFEFKRIFIVIFGAVLNAASLNLFLIEANVYASGFTGVAQLLTSIFQDILHVPGVSTGLLLFILNIPVAVLGWFKVGRGFTVYSVISVVFTTLFLGLIPVQQLSEDIILNAVFGGVIGGIGVGITLKWGASTGGLDIVAMILSRMKDRPIGIYFLLINSVIIAVAGFLYEPENALYTLLTLYVTTRVIDAVHTRHEKLTAMIITTKAADLEKAIHAKMVRGITTLPAKGAFTQQDKNMLVMVITRYELYDLQHIITEVDPQAFTNIVQTTGIFGFFRKDDK; translated from the coding sequence ATGTTTTCATTTGAATTCAAACGAATATTCATTGTAATTTTTGGAGCAGTATTAAATGCAGCTTCTCTAAACTTATTTTTAATTGAAGCAAATGTGTATGCTAGTGGATTCACTGGGGTTGCTCAGTTATTAACTAGTATTTTTCAAGATATTTTACATGTGCCAGGTGTGAGTACAGGTTTGCTTTTATTCATACTTAATATTCCTGTTGCGGTACTAGGCTGGTTTAAAGTTGGAAGAGGATTTACCGTTTATAGTGTCATCTCTGTTGTATTTACAACGCTTTTTCTTGGACTTATTCCCGTGCAGCAGCTGTCAGAAGATATTATATTAAATGCGGTATTCGGCGGCGTCATTGGCGGTATTGGTGTGGGGATCACACTTAAATGGGGTGCTTCTACAGGTGGCCTGGATATTGTTGCGATGATCTTATCAAGAATGAAAGACCGTCCGATCGGGATTTACTTCCTACTTATAAACAGTGTGATTATTGCTGTAGCCGGATTTTTGTATGAGCCAGAAAATGCGTTATACACTTTGTTAACTCTCTATGTTACGACACGAGTTATTGATGCAGTCCATACCCGTCATGAGAAGCTTACGGCTATGATTATTACAACAAAAGCAGCGGACTTGGAGAAAGCCATTCATGCAAAAATGGTTAGAGGAATCACTACATTACCTGCTAAAGGGGCATTTACCCAGCAGGATAAGAATATGCTTGTAATGGTAATTACCAGGTATGAATTGTATGATTTACAGCACATTATTACAGAGGTAGATCCACAAGCCTTTACGAATATTGTGCAAACCACAG
- a CDS encoding DegV family protein — protein MSVQILCDSASDLSEETLHKYNLERVSLSVTIDNQEYEDGKTITPKQVYKLMRDGKAPKTSQVSHKTFRDTFTSHVENNQAFIYFSVSSELSGTYQTAKMVEQEIKEDNPDAQFNVIDTKAASLGCGLIAIKAAELARSGASFDEIIEIGTYYAEHMEHIFTVDDLEYLHRGGRVSKTAAFVGSLLKIKPLLHVEDGKLVPLEKIRGSKKVLKRMVEVTQERGQALEQQRIAISHGDDLETAEKLADMIRTECGTTDIYIDMIGSAIGAHAGPGTIALFFLNKSPK, from the coding sequence ATGAGTGTACAAATTCTATGCGACTCCGCTAGTGACTTATCAGAGGAAACATTACATAAATATAACCTGGAGCGGGTTTCGTTAAGTGTGACTATTGACAACCAGGAATATGAAGACGGCAAGACCATTACACCAAAGCAAGTGTACAAACTAATGAGAGATGGTAAAGCTCCTAAAACTTCACAGGTTTCTCATAAAACCTTCCGTGACACCTTCACAAGTCATGTAGAAAATAATCAAGCCTTTATTTATTTTTCCGTCTCATCAGAACTTTCAGGAACATACCAGACAGCTAAGATGGTCGAACAAGAGATAAAGGAAGACAACCCTGATGCTCAGTTTAATGTGATTGATACAAAGGCTGCCTCCCTAGGCTGTGGTCTTATTGCAATAAAGGCTGCTGAATTAGCAAGAAGTGGGGCGTCTTTCGATGAAATCATCGAAATAGGAACCTACTATGCCGAGCATATGGAGCATATTTTCACAGTTGACGACCTCGAATATTTGCATCGCGGAGGACGAGTGAGCAAAACTGCCGCCTTTGTCGGAAGCCTCTTAAAAATAAAACCACTGCTTCATGTAGAGGATGGCAAATTAGTCCCACTTGAAAAAATCCGTGGTTCTAAAAAGGTCCTTAAACGGATGGTTGAAGTGACGCAGGAAAGAGGCCAGGCACTGGAACAACAGCGAATCGCGATCAGTCATGGGGACGATCTTGAGACAGCTGAAAAGCTCGCTGACATGATAAGAACGGAATGTGGGACAACGGACATTTATATTGATATGATTGGTTCAGCTATTGGCGCCCATGCCGGGCCCGGCACGATCGCTTTATTCTTTTTGAATAAATCTCCTAAATAG
- a CDS encoding alpha-amylase family glycosyl hydrolase produces MRKLATILMIIPFLLFCDLKAGAVEKEERTWQDESIYHIMVDRFMNGSNSNDHNVDPEDPEAYHGGDLQGIIEQLDYIKEMGFTTISLSPIMANSEKGYHGKWIEDFTAVEEHFGTVADAKQLVEEAHKRDMKVIFEFVVNHTSKDHPWLDEEGKEDWFHEKQPTTDQIEDGWKSGLPDLNTENPEVKQYLFEAAEFWIEETGVDGYRLDSVSYVPREFWADFSQHVKSVKEDFLLLGEVKSNDVETIADYQSTGIDTFVNYPFYQTASETFKEAGHPLDELYIVWEQSKQNFDSPQLLGNFLDYEDSARSTRLAVKAGQNPITRWKLGLTYLFTSPGIPMIYYGSEIPLDGAEPPANRKMMDFKAQNEKLNQRIGKLNSIRNEFPALTRGDFEELHNQDGLAVFKRTYNDETMIVAINNGTETQTAELTDLPDDRQMRGLLQDGLVRQSDDGIYKLGMERETADVFVIEPDQGYNWSFIAFVGGVMLLFVGSVITISIKNRRSDQ; encoded by the coding sequence ATGAGAAAACTTGCAACGATTCTCATGATCATCCCGTTTCTTCTTTTTTGCGACCTTAAGGCAGGTGCCGTTGAAAAAGAAGAACGAACATGGCAGGACGAGAGTATTTATCATATCATGGTAGACCGATTTATGAATGGAAGCAATAGTAACGATCATAATGTTGATCCTGAAGATCCCGAAGCTTATCATGGGGGAGATTTGCAGGGGATCATTGAACAGCTTGATTATATTAAGGAAATGGGATTTACAACAATCTCGTTATCACCGATCATGGCTAACAGTGAGAAAGGCTATCATGGTAAATGGATCGAGGACTTTACAGCTGTTGAAGAACACTTTGGAACGGTAGCGGATGCTAAACAGCTTGTCGAGGAAGCACATAAACGTGATATGAAGGTCATATTCGAATTTGTTGTCAATCATACAAGCAAGGACCATCCTTGGCTTGATGAGGAAGGGAAAGAAGATTGGTTTCATGAGAAGCAGCCAACAACAGATCAAATCGAAGACGGCTGGAAATCAGGGCTGCCCGATTTGAATACAGAAAACCCTGAGGTGAAGCAATACTTATTTGAGGCAGCGGAATTTTGGATTGAAGAAACCGGTGTGGATGGTTACCGCTTAGATAGTGTGAGCTATGTACCTAGAGAGTTTTGGGCTGATTTTTCTCAACATGTGAAATCTGTTAAAGAGGATTTCTTACTATTGGGTGAAGTGAAAAGTAATGATGTGGAGACGATCGCTGACTATCAATCAACAGGGATAGATACTTTTGTCAACTATCCATTTTACCAAACAGCTTCAGAGACCTTTAAAGAAGCTGGGCATCCACTAGATGAACTTTATATTGTGTGGGAACAAAGCAAGCAAAATTTTGATTCTCCTCAACTTCTAGGCAACTTCCTCGATTATGAAGACAGTGCGCGTTCTACAAGGTTAGCCGTTAAAGCAGGTCAAAATCCGATTACACGCTGGAAATTGGGACTAACGTATCTGTTTACATCACCGGGTATCCCAATGATTTATTATGGATCAGAGATTCCGCTTGATGGTGCTGAGCCCCCAGCTAATCGCAAAATGATGGACTTTAAAGCACAAAACGAGAAACTTAATCAGCGAATTGGAAAGCTAAATTCTATACGAAATGAATTCCCTGCCTTAACAAGAGGGGATTTCGAAGAACTTCATAATCAGGACGGGCTTGCCGTTTTTAAACGAACTTATAACGATGAAACAATGATTGTTGCCATTAATAACGGGACTGAAACCCAAACGGCTGAGCTGACAGATTTACCTGATGATAGACAAATGCGAGGACTTTTACAAGATGGACTTGTTCGCCAATCGGATGATGGGATTTACAAGCTTGGAATGGAACGGGAAACAGCTGATGTATTTGTTATTGAACCGGACCAAGGATACAACTGGTCATTTATTGCTTTTGTAGGCGGAGTTATGCTTTTGTTTGTAGGTAGTGTCATTACTATTAGCATAAAGAACAGGCGGAGTGATCAATAG
- the asnB gene encoding asparagine synthase (glutamine-hydrolyzing): MCGIVGWVDLRTNEGNKLQTIDRMAQTLSHRGPDDYQNWVQGPAAFGHKRLVVVDPAGGRQPMVRAANNEEYVLCYNGELYNTDEMRDALKSKGWTFRSHSDTEVVLVSYMEWGAKCVEHLNGIFAFSVWESRRSRLFIARDRLGVKPLFFSEQKDGLMFASEIKAVLAHPSIKASISEEGIHEILALGPSRTPGHGIFDHIQELRPGHYAVWEQGKLKVDRYWNVKSEEHTDTWEETVEHVRDLFTDAVERQLVSDVKLGTFLSGGVDSSAITAIAADHYQKNQKGSLQTYSIDYEEQEKFFEKNAFQPDQDGEYIKLISDQNKTNHMTMEAGVEDLISRLERAVELRDLPGMADVDSSLLWFCEKIKNHVTVALSGECADEIFGGYPWFYRKEDRDRNGFPWLRSLAERNQLVRQDLKNEVNIERYMLKRYQETIDETPLLDGEDALESKQRQMFYLNMNWFMQTLLERKDRMSMGASLEVRVPFSDHRLVEYAYNIPWKMKHTGDLEKGLLRESLRGILPDKVLFRKKNPYPKTFHPQYTAGVKEWMKEIIADTQSPLFDLFERKEIIKLNDSGGTSMDTPWFGQLMAGPQLIAHLCQINHWLKRYHISIK, encoded by the coding sequence ATGTGTGGAATTGTTGGGTGGGTTGATTTGCGAACAAATGAAGGTAATAAGCTGCAAACGATCGATAGGATGGCTCAAACACTAAGTCACCGCGGTCCTGACGACTACCAAAATTGGGTGCAGGGTCCCGCAGCGTTTGGGCACAAAAGGCTTGTGGTTGTTGACCCAGCAGGTGGACGGCAGCCCATGGTTCGTGCAGCAAATAATGAGGAATATGTTTTGTGCTATAACGGTGAGCTGTACAATACCGATGAAATGAGAGATGCACTGAAGTCAAAAGGGTGGACGTTTCGTTCCCATTCAGATACAGAAGTCGTTCTCGTTAGTTACATGGAATGGGGAGCAAAGTGTGTTGAGCATTTGAACGGCATTTTTGCTTTTAGTGTATGGGAATCCAGACGATCCAGGCTTTTTATTGCTAGGGATCGACTTGGGGTTAAGCCGCTTTTCTTCAGTGAGCAAAAAGACGGACTGATGTTTGCGTCTGAAATAAAGGCTGTACTGGCTCATCCGTCTATCAAAGCGAGCATTTCTGAAGAGGGCATTCATGAAATTTTGGCCTTAGGTCCTTCACGAACACCGGGGCATGGAATTTTTGATCATATCCAAGAACTTCGCCCAGGACATTATGCTGTTTGGGAACAAGGCAAGTTGAAAGTGGATCGATATTGGAACGTGAAAAGTGAAGAACACACTGATACATGGGAGGAAACGGTTGAGCATGTCAGAGATTTATTTACCGATGCGGTTGAACGTCAACTTGTCAGCGATGTAAAGCTTGGAACATTTCTCTCAGGTGGAGTGGATTCAAGTGCAATTACGGCGATTGCAGCTGATCATTATCAAAAAAATCAAAAGGGAAGCCTGCAAACATATTCCATTGACTATGAAGAGCAGGAGAAATTTTTTGAGAAGAATGCGTTTCAACCTGATCAAGATGGTGAATATATTAAACTCATCAGTGATCAAAACAAAACAAACCATATGACGATGGAAGCAGGAGTTGAAGATTTGATCTCAAGGCTTGAGAGGGCAGTGGAATTGCGTGATTTACCGGGAATGGCAGATGTAGACTCCTCACTATTGTGGTTTTGTGAAAAAATAAAAAATCATGTAACGGTTGCCCTTTCAGGTGAGTGTGCAGATGAAATTTTCGGCGGCTACCCATGGTTTTATCGTAAGGAAGACCGTGATCGAAATGGGTTTCCTTGGCTTCGATCATTAGCAGAACGAAACCAGCTTGTGCGACAAGATTTAAAAAATGAAGTTAATATTGAGCGGTATATGCTGAAACGTTATCAAGAAACAATTGATGAAACGCCGTTACTAGACGGGGAAGATGCACTCGAATCTAAACAAAGACAGATGTTTTATTTAAATATGAACTGGTTCATGCAGACATTGCTTGAGCGCAAAGATCGTATGAGTATGGGAGCAAGCTTAGAGGTTCGTGTACCGTTCAGTGATCACAGACTTGTCGAATATGCGTATAACATTCCTTGGAAAATGAAGCATACGGGCGACCTGGAGAAGGGTTTACTGCGGGAATCCTTACGAGGAATTTTGCCTGATAAAGTGTTATTTAGAAAGAAAAATCCTTATCCAAAAACATTTCATCCGCAATATACGGCAGGTGTAAAAGAGTGGATGAAGGAAATTATTGCGGATACTCAGTCGCCACTGTTTGATCTATTTGAACGCAAAGAAATCATCAAGCTTAATGATTCAGGTGGAACATCGATGGATACACCTTGGTTTGGCCAGCTGATGGCAGGACCACAATTGATTGCACACTTATGCCAAATTAATCATTGGTTAAAGAGGTATCACATCAGTATAAAGTAG
- a CDS encoding YisL family protein, producing the protein MAHLHITSWVIAFALVALVTTFTRSGNEKAAKISHMILRVDYLLVLYSGGSLFASYANYDALVIIKLLVGLWAIAAMEMVCIKYKKKQPAASWWGQLLIAAVIALVLGFGFLELGILPA; encoded by the coding sequence TTGGCACATTTACATATTACCTCTTGGGTAATTGCCTTTGCTTTAGTAGCACTTGTGACAACATTTACAAGAAGTGGAAATGAGAAAGCGGCAAAAATTTCGCATATGATCTTGCGAGTTGACTATTTATTGGTTCTTTATTCAGGTGGGTCACTCTTTGCAAGCTATGCAAACTATGATGCACTCGTTATTATTAAGTTGCTTGTTGGTCTATGGGCCATTGCTGCAATGGAAATGGTGTGTATTAAATACAAGAAGAAACAGCCTGCCGCGTCATGGTGGGGACAGCTGCTTATTGCTGCAGTCATCGCCCTTGTTCTAGGATTTGGTTTCTTAGAACTTGGTATTTTGCCTGCATAA
- a CDS encoding ornithine--oxo-acid transaminase — protein MTNSSQNIIDQTQEYGAKNYHPLPIVIAKAEGVWVEDPEGNRYMDMLSAYSAVNQGHRHPKIIQALHDQASRVTLTSRAFHNDQLGPWFEKICKLTNKEMALPMNTGAEAVETAIKATRRWAYDVKGVAKDKAEIIACTGNFHGRTMSAVSLSSEEEYKRSFGPMLPGIKVIPYGDIKALKEAINENTAGFLFEPIQGEAGIVMPPEGFLKEAYDICQKENVLYIADEIQAGLGRSGKMFACDWENVTPDMLILGKALGGGVFPISCVVANKDVLGVFNPGSHGSTFGGNPLACAVSVASLDVIEEENLVDRSLELGTYMMDELKKIDNPTIKEVRGKGLFIGVELTEPARSYCEKLKEKGLLCKETHENVIRFAPPLVIEKKDLQWAIDQIKEVLQ, from the coding sequence ATGACAAATTCCAGTCAAAACATTATCGACCAAACTCAAGAGTACGGAGCTAAAAACTATCACCCCTTGCCAATCGTTATCGCAAAGGCCGAGGGAGTTTGGGTAGAGGACCCTGAAGGTAACCGTTATATGGATATGTTAAGCGCTTACTCTGCCGTGAATCAGGGACACCGTCACCCAAAAATTATCCAAGCACTTCATGATCAAGCAAGCCGTGTAACCCTTACTTCACGTGCTTTTCACAATGATCAGCTTGGACCTTGGTTTGAAAAGATTTGCAAGCTGACTAATAAAGAGATGGCTCTTCCTATGAACACAGGGGCAGAGGCTGTTGAAACAGCGATTAAGGCTACGAGAAGATGGGCATATGATGTCAAAGGCGTAGCTAAGGACAAAGCCGAAATCATTGCATGTACAGGAAACTTCCACGGACGAACAATGTCAGCCGTTTCCTTATCATCAGAAGAAGAATATAAACGCAGCTTCGGGCCTATGCTGCCTGGAATTAAGGTAATTCCTTATGGTGATATTAAGGCTTTGAAAGAAGCTATTAATGAAAATACGGCTGGATTCCTTTTTGAACCTATTCAAGGAGAAGCCGGTATTGTTATGCCTCCCGAAGGCTTTTTAAAAGAAGCTTATGACATTTGTCAAAAAGAAAATGTACTTTACATTGCTGACGAAATTCAAGCAGGTCTCGGGCGAAGTGGAAAAATGTTTGCTTGTGATTGGGAGAATGTTACACCTGATATGCTGATTCTTGGAAAAGCATTAGGGGGAGGAGTTTTCCCGATTTCTTGTGTTGTGGCTAACAAAGATGTTCTTGGTGTCTTCAATCCTGGATCACACGGTTCAACATTCGGTGGAAACCCGCTTGCCTGTGCCGTATCTGTTGCCTCACTCGATGTCATTGAAGAGGAAAATTTAGTGGATCGCTCACTTGAACTAGGTACTTACATGATGGATGAGCTAAAAAAAATTGATAATCCTACTATCAAGGAAGTACGTGGAAAAGGGCTATTCATTGGGGTCGAATTAACTGAACCTGCCCGTTCCTATTGTGAAAAGCTGAAAGAAAAAGGGCTGTTGTGTAAAGAAACCCATGAAAATGTCATTCGCTTCGCTCCTCCACTCGTGATTGAGAAGAAAGATTTACAGTGGGCGATTGATCAAATTAAAGAGGTTTTGCAATAA
- a CDS encoding ArsR/SmtB family transcription factor has product MRMTVGELGERLNIVPSTVLHHLKELRQAGLIRMDRKGKNIECLVDGIAYPHRRLW; this is encoded by the coding sequence ATGCGTATGACGGTGGGTGAATTGGGAGAAAGGCTAAATATTGTACCGTCTACTGTTTTACATCACCTAAAAGAGTTGAGACAAGCTGGGTTAATACGTATGGATCGAAAAGGAAAAAATATTGAGTGTTTGGTGGATGGGATTGCTTACCCCCATCGTAGACTCTGGTAG
- a CDS encoding iron-sulfur cluster assembly accessory protein, which produces MKITEEAKQTLTKLIGERGAEGIRVHSAGAGCCGPQIGLSLDHPEETDRVEEVNGVRVAIDQQVMSTVDEVTLDKDGEQFVLLGLDNCC; this is translated from the coding sequence ATGAAGATTACCGAAGAAGCCAAACAAACCTTAACTAAACTCATAGGAGAACGTGGAGCTGAAGGAATTCGCGTTCATTCTGCAGGAGCGGGATGTTGTGGCCCGCAAATAGGGTTATCCCTTGATCACCCAGAGGAAACCGATAGAGTTGAAGAAGTAAATGGTGTTCGTGTTGCCATCGACCAACAAGTGATGAGTACCGTTGATGAAGTAACTCTAGATAAAGATGGAGAACAATTTGTATTGTTAGGGTTAGATAATTGTTGTTAA
- the trxB gene encoding thioredoxin-disulfide reductase, producing MEKVIILGTGPAGLTAAVYLARANMKPLVIEGPEPGGQLTLTTEVENFPGFPDGIMGPELMDNMKQQAERFGATFKRGWVTDVNVENRPFKLSVDGLGELETQSLIVSTGASAKLLQIPGEKENIGKGVSTCATCDGFFFREKKVVIVGGGDSAMEEANFLTKFASEVQIVHRRNELRASKIMQDRARDNGKITWSLNKTPVEMVSDGMKISGLKVKDNDTDEEELIETDGIFVAIGHNPNTEFLKGKLNMDEKGYLLVDPGTTDTNIPGIFACGDVQDQKYRQAITAAGTGCMAAMDSERFIEGEATLDWSQSL from the coding sequence ATGGAAAAAGTTATTATTTTAGGAACAGGACCTGCCGGATTGACGGCGGCAGTTTATCTAGCTAGAGCTAATATGAAGCCATTAGTCATTGAAGGTCCCGAGCCTGGTGGCCAACTGACACTAACAACAGAGGTAGAGAATTTTCCAGGTTTTCCTGACGGCATTATGGGACCTGAACTTATGGATAATATGAAACAACAGGCCGAGCGATTTGGAGCCACGTTTAAAAGAGGTTGGGTAACAGATGTCAATGTGGAGAATCGTCCTTTTAAACTATCTGTGGATGGTTTAGGAGAGCTTGAAACGCAGTCATTGATTGTATCAACTGGAGCATCAGCTAAACTCCTGCAAATTCCGGGTGAGAAAGAAAATATCGGCAAAGGGGTGAGCACCTGTGCAACCTGTGATGGCTTTTTCTTTAGAGAAAAGAAAGTCGTAATCGTTGGTGGAGGAGATTCTGCGATGGAAGAGGCGAATTTCCTCACTAAATTTGCAAGTGAAGTCCAAATTGTCCATCGCCGTAATGAATTAAGAGCATCTAAAATTATGCAAGACCGTGCTCGAGATAATGGAAAAATCACCTGGTCTCTTAATAAAACCCCTGTTGAAATGGTTTCTGACGGCATGAAGATTTCTGGTTTAAAAGTGAAGGATAATGATACAGATGAAGAAGAACTAATTGAGACAGATGGCATTTTTGTTGCGATTGGACACAACCCTAATACCGAATTTCTGAAGGGTAAGTTGAATATGGATGAAAAAGGCTATCTCCTCGTCGATCCGGGGACCACAGACACCAATATCCCGGGTATCTTCGCTTGTGGGGACGTTCAGGATCAAAAATACCGACAAGCGATTACAGCTGCAGGAACAGGCTGCATGGCAGCTATGGATTCTGAACGCTTCATAGAAGGAGAAGCGACATTAGATTGGAGTCAATCATTGTAA
- the arsA gene encoding arsenical pump-driving ATPase: MYQSFNPKTFLQTRFLFFTGKGGVGKTSTACATAIHLADEGKKVLLVSTDPASNLQDVLEVELTNSPKPVPNIENLHASNIDPEEAAEMYREKVVGPYRNKLPKAAIKSMEEQLSGACTVEMAAFDEFSSIISNPAVSSRYDHVVFDTAPTGHTLRLLQLPTAWNEFLGESTHGASCLGPLSGLQEKKERYEQTVESLSDKDKTTLILITRPETASLYEANRSALELKEIGIRNQMLIVNGLLQTYLSDDKVSTAFYQRQQEALKGFPDGLKQLVVYSLPFVSYSLTGIDNLRYLFKQYTLPARIDPQSQHESIQLPGLNSLVNHFSDNQTRVIFTMGKGGVGKTTIASSIAVGLVEKGHKVHLTTTDPAAHLAYTFSNKVDHEKLSISSINPKDELIAYKEEVLSQASESLNDEGLAYLREDLDSPCTEEIAVFRAFAEQVAKCDDEIVVIDTAPTGHTLLLLDSAEEYHKELSRSTGEVPDSVRELLPRLRNPKETSVVIVTLAETTPVLEAERLQKDLLRANIKPGWWIINQSLHATGTLDPVLAGRAKTESEWIERVRDELAESTAIIPWISEEKIGYTKLKEYIVN; the protein is encoded by the coding sequence ATGTATCAATCCTTTAATCCAAAGACTTTTTTGCAAACCCGATTCTTGTTTTTTACAGGAAAAGGAGGGGTAGGAAAGACATCTACAGCATGTGCAACGGCAATCCATTTAGCAGACGAAGGGAAGAAAGTGCTGCTTGTTAGCACAGACCCTGCATCCAATTTACAAGATGTATTAGAAGTTGAACTAACCAATTCTCCAAAACCTGTTCCCAATATAGAAAATTTGCATGCATCTAACATCGATCCGGAAGAAGCAGCCGAAATGTATCGGGAAAAAGTCGTTGGTCCCTATCGTAATAAATTACCTAAAGCGGCTATAAAAAGTATGGAAGAGCAGTTATCCGGTGCTTGTACAGTGGAAATGGCTGCTTTTGATGAGTTCTCTAGTATTATTTCAAACCCAGCAGTTAGCAGTCGCTATGATCACGTGGTATTCGATACAGCTCCAACTGGTCACACCTTAAGACTATTACAACTGCCCACAGCCTGGAATGAATTTTTGGGAGAAAGTACCCACGGTGCTTCTTGTTTAGGCCCCTTATCAGGCTTACAAGAAAAAAAAGAACGATATGAACAAACCGTAGAGTCGTTATCCGATAAGGACAAAACCACTTTAATTCTGATCACAAGGCCTGAAACCGCATCACTGTATGAAGCCAATCGTTCTGCACTAGAATTAAAAGAAATTGGCATAAGGAACCAAATGTTGATCGTTAATGGATTATTGCAAACGTATCTTTCTGACGATAAAGTTTCAACGGCTTTTTACCAACGACAACAGGAGGCTCTAAAAGGCTTTCCAGATGGACTCAAACAATTGGTTGTTTATTCACTGCCATTTGTTTCCTATTCTCTTACAGGGATTGATAATCTTCGTTATCTATTCAAACAATATACTCTACCGGCAAGAATAGACCCTCAATCCCAACATGAGAGCATTCAGTTACCTGGGTTGAATTCCCTGGTTAATCACTTCTCTGATAATCAGACCAGAGTCATTTTTACCATGGGAAAAGGTGGCGTCGGTAAAACAACGATTGCTTCCTCCATCGCCGTAGGCTTAGTTGAAAAGGGGCATAAGGTTCATTTAACAACGACGGACCCAGCCGCGCATTTGGCGTACACATTTTCTAATAAGGTCGATCATGAGAAGTTATCGATTAGCTCGATTAATCCCAAAGATGAGTTGATAGCTTATAAAGAGGAGGTATTATCACAGGCGAGTGAAAGTCTTAATGATGAAGGCCTCGCCTATCTTAGAGAAGATCTTGATTCTCCTTGTACGGAAGAGATTGCTGTCTTTCGCGCCTTTGCTGAGCAGGTCGCTAAGTGCGATGATGAAATTGTTGTCATTGATACAGCTCCTACGGGGCACACGTTACTGCTCCTGGATTCTGCTGAGGAATATCATAAGGAATTGTCTCGATCCACGGGAGAAGTACCAGACAGTGTCAGAGAATTACTCCCGCGACTGCGAAACCCTAAGGAAACGAGTGTAGTCATCGTTACGTTAGCTGAAACGACACCTGTGCTCGAAGCTGAAAGACTACAGAAGGATCTGTTACGGGCAAATATTAAGCCGGGGTGGTGGATTATTAATCAAAGCTTACATGCCACAGGAACACTAGACCCTGTATTAGCGGGTAGAGCGAAAACAGAAAGTGAATGGATTGAAAGAGTAAGAGATGAATTGGCTGAAAGTACTGCGATTATTCCGTGGATCAGTGAAGAGAAAATAGGCTATACAAAGCTGAAAGAATATATAGTGAACTAA
- the arsD gene encoding arsenite efflux transporter metallochaperone ArsD, whose product MSKLEIYDPAMCCSTGVCGPSVDPELTRVASAVFSLQKRGFDIERYNLANDPGNFTENKTVTDFLEEKGPDALPVILLDGEIVLESIYPSNGELSDWFEIDTTQLTDQPKNSSVTIDITELK is encoded by the coding sequence ATGAGTAAACTTGAAATTTATGATCCAGCGATGTGCTGTTCTACGGGTGTGTGTGGTCCAAGTGTAGACCCAGAATTAACTCGTGTCGCTAGTGCTGTATTTTCTCTTCAAAAAAGAGGTTTTGATATTGAACGATACAACTTAGCCAATGATCCCGGCAATTTCACTGAAAACAAAACAGTGACAGACTTTCTTGAGGAGAAAGGCCCTGATGCACTCCCAGTCATTCTATTAGACGGAGAGATCGTATTGGAATCCATTTATCCAAGTAATGGTGAACTCTCAGATTGGTTTGAGATCGATACAACGCAATTAACTGATCAACCTAAAAACAGCAGTGTGACGATAGATATCACTGAATTGAAATAA
- the arsC gene encoding arsenate reductase (thioredoxin) gives MSKKTIYFLCTGNSCRSQIAEGWAKKYLGDDWEVNSAGIEAHGLNPKAVRAMKEVGIDISNQQSDVIDPEIYNTADLIVTLCGDAADKCPITPPHVKREHWGFDDPAKAEGTEEGKWAVFQRVRDQIGERINRFAETGE, from the coding sequence ATGTCTAAAAAAACAATATACTTTTTATGTACGGGTAACTCTTGTAGAAGTCAAATCGCAGAGGGATGGGCCAAAAAATATCTTGGTGATGACTGGGAAGTAAATAGTGCTGGAATCGAAGCCCACGGATTGAATCCAAAGGCAGTAAGAGCAATGAAAGAGGTAGGCATTGATATTTCAAATCAACAATCTGATGTTATTGATCCTGAAATCTACAATACAGCAGATTTGATTGTAACACTCTGTGGAGATGCAGCAGATAAGTGCCCGATAACTCCTCCTCATGTAAAACGAGAGCACTGGGGATTTGACGATCCTGCTAAAGCGGAAGGAACGGAAGAGGGAAAATGGGCTGTCTTCCAACGTGTTCGTGATCAAATAGGCGAACGCATTAATCGGTTCGCTGAAACCGGGGAGTAA